A genomic segment from Acidimicrobiales bacterium encodes:
- a CDS encoding carbonic anhydrase: MVIDELIERAQAASVSFNNGNLPAPPARRVAIVTCMDARIDVHAIFGLQPGDAHVIRNAGGAVTDDAIRSLAISQRLLGTEEIMVMHHTECGMMGFRGEDFARQLQDETGIRPGWAVETFTDVESDVRQSLARIHASPFLGRKDAVRGFVYDVRTGRVDEVRP; this comes from the coding sequence GTGGTCATCGACGAGCTGATCGAGCGGGCTCAGGCCGCCTCCGTCTCGTTCAACAACGGAAACCTCCCTGCCCCGCCGGCCCGCCGCGTGGCGATCGTGACGTGCATGGACGCCCGCATCGACGTCCATGCCATCTTCGGACTGCAGCCCGGGGACGCCCACGTGATCCGCAACGCCGGCGGCGCCGTCACCGACGACGCCATCCGCTCGCTGGCCATCTCCCAGCGCCTGCTCGGCACCGAGGAGATCATGGTCATGCACCACACCGAGTGCGGGATGATGGGCTTCCGCGGAGAGGACTTCGCCCGCCAGCTTCAGGACGAGACCGGCATCCGCCCGGGCTGGGCGGTAGAGACCTTCACCGACGTGGAGAGCGACGTGCGCCAGTCCCTGGCGCGGATCCACGCCAGTCCCTTCCTGGGGCGGAAGGACGCCGTCCGGGGCTTCGTCTACGACGTCAGGACGGGCCGGGTGGACGAGGTGCGGCCCTAG
- a CDS encoding AhpC/TSA family protein, whose protein sequence is MLCRQHAAQLRGRYEEIKGQGGEVVAIGTGDVDYARRFVEDEDVPFPVLVDDDGAAARAASVRKVNFATLLLDPRSMKGARQAHRQGFRIKKSGKRVNQLGATFIVGPGRIVRYEHMDAHTADHASVEEVLAALPSTG, encoded by the coding sequence CTGCTCTGCCGCCAGCATGCCGCGCAGTTGCGCGGCCGATACGAGGAGATCAAGGGGCAGGGCGGCGAGGTGGTCGCCATCGGCACGGGTGACGTGGACTACGCCCGCCGCTTCGTCGAGGACGAGGACGTCCCGTTCCCGGTCCTGGTGGACGACGACGGGGCGGCGGCGCGGGCGGCGTCGGTGCGGAAGGTCAACTTCGCCACTCTGCTCCTTGACCCGCGCAGCATGAAGGGCGCCCGCCAGGCCCACCGGCAGGGCTTCCGGATCAAGAAGAGCGGCAAGCGGGTGAACCAGCTGGGGGCCACGTTCATCGTCGGTCCCGGTCGGATCGTGCGGTACGAGCACATGGACGCCCACACCGCCGACCATGCCTCGGTCGAAGAGGTTCTGGCCGCGCTGCCCTCGACGGGGTGA